A window from Streptomyces sp. NBC_00271 encodes these proteins:
- a CDS encoding BTAD domain-containing putative transcriptional regulator, producing MRVAFGVLGPTVAESDGRALALKGPRHRAVLARLVVARRRVVPVTHLVGDLWTDPPPGAVGAVQTFVAALRRVLEPDRPSRAPARLLVTDGPGYALRPEPDAVDAWCFETAVGAAARLPATQALPRLEEALALWRGPAYAEFEEEDWARGERSRLAELRLQAVEQRARTQLDLGLAAEAVPDLDVHLAAHPWREDAWRLLALALYRQDRQGDALGVLRRARAVLADQLGVDPGPRLRRLETDILAQDPGLDPPAGPTATAARLWTRTAAAYDRTVAAGARARLETTVSLIRNLAVTGGGGLAAARQHRMEAIAAAEEFGDPDLTARVIGAYDVPAIWTRSDDPELARRIVEAAERALTASPGDAHEASRCRLLATIALETRGSRAPRGPQAAREAEEIARRLDDPALLAFALNGAFMQSFTRAGLAPRRDEIGAELVELAARHDLVTYEVLGHLIRLQARGALADFAAADRHAAAVDRLAERHELPLASVFTQWYRALRLAASGQPAGAETAYRDAAARLDGAGMPGLERGLLPLALLCLRVQRRRTWSDTDPGPVEIDLGADWGPYRPWAAPFALLASGRRAEARAVLRALPEPPRDLMYEACCCLEAVVALEVGVRDVLERARTRLLPAAGELAGAGSGLITLGPVEDHLADITTALRAPTSPVPPR from the coding sequence GTGCGGGTCGCGTTCGGTGTGCTCGGACCGACCGTGGCCGAGAGCGACGGCCGCGCGCTCGCGCTGAAGGGACCGAGGCACCGGGCCGTGCTGGCGCGGCTGGTGGTGGCCCGCCGCCGGGTCGTCCCCGTCACCCACCTGGTCGGCGACCTGTGGACGGATCCCCCGCCCGGCGCCGTGGGCGCCGTACAGACCTTCGTCGCCGCGCTGCGACGCGTCCTGGAGCCGGACCGTCCGTCCCGGGCCCCCGCCCGGCTGCTGGTCACGGACGGCCCCGGGTACGCGCTGCGCCCGGAGCCGGACGCCGTGGACGCCTGGTGCTTCGAGACGGCCGTCGGCGCCGCCGCGCGGCTGCCGGCCACGCAAGCGCTGCCGCGACTGGAAGAGGCGCTGGCCCTGTGGCGCGGGCCCGCCTACGCCGAGTTCGAGGAGGAGGACTGGGCCCGGGGTGAGCGCTCCCGCCTCGCCGAGCTGCGGCTCCAGGCGGTGGAGCAGCGGGCCCGGACGCAGCTGGACCTCGGCCTGGCCGCCGAGGCGGTGCCCGACCTGGACGTACACCTCGCCGCTCACCCCTGGCGCGAGGACGCCTGGCGGCTGCTGGCGCTGGCGCTGTACCGGCAGGACCGTCAGGGGGACGCGCTGGGCGTGCTGCGCAGAGCCCGGGCGGTCCTGGCCGACCAGCTGGGGGTGGACCCCGGGCCCCGGCTGCGCCGCCTGGAGACGGACATCCTCGCCCAGGATCCCGGCCTCGATCCGCCGGCCGGGCCGACGGCGACCGCGGCCCGGCTGTGGACACGGACGGCGGCGGCCTACGACCGCACGGTCGCCGCCGGCGCCCGGGCCCGGTTGGAGACGACGGTGAGCCTGATCCGCAACCTCGCGGTCACCGGGGGCGGTGGGCTCGCGGCCGCCAGGCAGCACCGTATGGAGGCCATCGCGGCGGCGGAGGAGTTCGGCGACCCGGACCTGACCGCCCGGGTGATCGGCGCCTACGACGTCCCCGCGATCTGGACCCGCAGCGACGATCCGGAGCTGGCCCGAAGGATCGTCGAGGCCGCCGAGCGCGCCCTCACCGCTTCGCCGGGCGACGCGCACGAGGCCTCGCGGTGCCGCCTGCTGGCCACGATCGCCCTGGAGACGCGCGGCAGCCGAGCACCACGCGGCCCCCAGGCCGCCCGCGAGGCGGAGGAGATCGCCCGGCGTCTCGACGATCCCGCGCTGCTGGCGTTCGCGCTGAACGGGGCGTTCATGCAGTCCTTCACCCGCGCGGGCCTGGCCCCACGGCGTGACGAGATCGGCGCGGAGCTGGTCGAACTGGCCGCCCGGCACGACCTGGTGACCTATGAGGTACTCGGTCACCTCATCCGGCTCCAGGCACGCGGCGCGCTGGCCGACTTCGCCGCGGCCGACCGCCATGCCGCCGCCGTGGACCGGCTGGCCGAGCGCCACGAGCTGCCGCTCGCGAGCGTCTTCACCCAGTGGTACCGGGCGTTGCGGCTGGCCGCGTCCGGGCAGCCGGCGGGGGCCGAGACCGCCTACCGGGATGCCGCCGCACGGCTGGACGGCGCAGGGATGCCGGGCCTGGAGCGTGGGCTTCTCCCGCTCGCCCTGCTGTGCCTACGGGTGCAGCGCAGGAGGACGTGGTCCGACACCGATCCAGGGCCGGTCGAGATCGACCTGGGGGCGGACTGGGGCCCGTACCGGCCTTGGGCCGCGCCCTTCGCCTTGCTGGCATCCGGACGCCGGGCCGAGGCACGGGCGGTGCTGCGCGCGCTCCCGGAACCGCCGCGCGACCTGATGTACGAGGCGTGCTGCTGCCTGGAGGCCGTGGTCGCGCTGGAGGTCGGTGTCCGGGACGTGCTGGAGCGGGCCCGCACCCGCCTGCTGCCGGCCGCCGGGGAACTCGCCGGCGCGGGCAGTGGCCTGATCACCCTCGGCCCCGTCGAGGACCACCTCGCCGACATCACCACCGCGCTGCGGGCGCCGACGAGTCCAGTTCCGCCCAGATGA
- a CDS encoding PIG-L family deacetylase: protein MTAPQTRRPTLMVVHAHPDDEASQTGGTLARYAAAGVRTVLVTCTDGAQGDGAGSSKPGHRDHEPAQVAARRSRELAASGAALGISDLVPLDYPDSGVPDSADDIDPRAFSRMEGEPVVRRLEALMREYRPDVIVTYPPNGFSYHPDHVRTHELTVAAFERIKRSGGLPGEEDGRHPRSLPKLYYIAVSLSSLKAVRALAEAALGPDAWIPPLDVAVDDDTVTAAVDVSDFWPHKLRALAAHASQADAAALLRLFSLSGDVGRVEEYVRAHPPWTGGTRESDLFEGVRETP from the coding sequence ATGACCGCACCGCAGACCCGGCGGCCGACACTGATGGTCGTCCACGCGCATCCGGACGACGAGGCCAGCCAGACGGGCGGCACGCTCGCCCGATACGCGGCTGCCGGGGTTCGTACGGTTCTTGTCACCTGCACCGACGGTGCGCAGGGCGACGGAGCCGGCAGCAGCAAGCCCGGGCACCGCGACCACGAGCCGGCGCAGGTCGCCGCACGGCGCTCCCGCGAGCTCGCCGCGTCGGGAGCCGCGCTCGGCATCAGTGACCTGGTCCCGTTGGACTACCCCGACTCCGGCGTGCCCGACTCGGCCGACGACATCGATCCGCGCGCGTTCAGCAGGATGGAGGGCGAACCGGTCGTCCGGCGGCTCGAGGCGCTCATGCGGGAGTACCGGCCGGATGTGATCGTGACGTATCCGCCCAACGGGTTCTCGTACCATCCCGATCATGTCCGTACGCACGAGCTGACCGTCGCCGCCTTCGAGCGGATCAAGCGGTCCGGCGGACTTCCCGGCGAGGAGGACGGCCGGCACCCGCGGAGCCTGCCGAAGCTGTACTACATCGCCGTGTCGCTCTCGAGTCTGAAAGCGGTGCGGGCCCTGGCGGAGGCCGCCCTCGGACCCGACGCCTGGATCCCCCCGCTCGACGTCGCCGTCGACGACGACACCGTGACCGCGGCCGTGGACGTCTCCGACTTCTGGCCGCACAAGCTGCGGGCCCTGGCGGCCCACGCCAGCCAGGCGGACGCCGCTGCCCTGCTGAGGCTCTTCAGCCTGTCCGGGGACGTGGGCCGGGTCGAGGAATACGTACGGGCCCACCCGCCGTGGACCGGCGGCACACGCGAGAGCGACCTGTTCGAGGGCGTCCGCGAGACGCCCTGA
- a CDS encoding NAD(+)/NADH kinase — MGLIGSIGLILHPRRNPGPVIESVVQWARKNDAEVLGLPDEVGRIACSAVAVPDQDLVARADLIVSLGGDGTMLRSMRLLSGSDTPVLGVNLGRLGFLAEIDVDELQPALDRIDSGQFTTEARMAVRTRLPDGREVRAFNDIALVRVPGSGMAAIAIRLQGEEFIRYAADAVVVSTSTGSTAYSFAAGGPILSPRVEAILVVPASAHSSFDRALALPADEDVTLELLPTTGRLAVEVDGEVLGYLDAGDRVTVSACPAAAHVVRLGGTTFYQRARRKLGIKGSIEAGVRTSQDPADSSTGP, encoded by the coding sequence ATGGGTCTGATCGGATCGATCGGCCTGATCCTGCATCCCCGGCGCAATCCGGGACCGGTCATCGAGTCGGTCGTGCAGTGGGCCCGCAAGAACGACGCCGAGGTGCTGGGGCTGCCGGACGAGGTCGGCCGTATCGCCTGCAGCGCCGTGGCCGTACCGGATCAGGACCTCGTCGCCCGGGCCGATCTGATCGTCAGTCTCGGCGGGGACGGGACCATGCTCCGTTCCATGAGGCTGCTGTCCGGAAGCGACACTCCGGTGCTCGGCGTCAACCTGGGCCGGCTGGGCTTCCTCGCGGAGATCGATGTCGACGAACTCCAGCCGGCGCTGGACCGGATCGACAGCGGCCAGTTCACCACCGAGGCCCGGATGGCCGTACGGACGCGCCTCCCGGACGGGCGCGAGGTCCGTGCGTTCAACGACATCGCCCTCGTACGGGTACCCGGCAGCGGCATGGCCGCCATCGCGATCCGGCTCCAGGGCGAGGAGTTCATCCGCTACGCCGCCGACGCCGTCGTGGTCTCCACCTCGACCGGATCCACGGCCTACAGCTTCGCCGCGGGCGGCCCGATCCTCTCGCCCCGGGTGGAAGCCATCCTGGTCGTCCCCGCCAGCGCGCACTCGTCGTTCGACCGGGCGCTCGCCCTGCCCGCGGACGAGGACGTCACCCTCGAACTGCTCCCCACGACCGGGCGACTGGCGGTCGAGGTCGACGGCGAGGTACTCGGCTACCTCGACGCGGGCGACCGGGTCACCGTGTCGGCATGCCCCGCGGCGGCTCATGTCGTGCGCCTGGGCGGGACGACGTTCTACCAGCGGGCACGCAGAAAACTCGGCATCAAAGGAAGTATCGAAGCGGGCGTGCGAACCTCCCAAGACCCCGCCGACTCCTCGACGGGGCCCTGA
- a CDS encoding WD40/YVTN/BNR-like repeat-containing protein, with amino-acid sequence MAEVLLTVGTRKGLFIGRRRGAAWEFDESPYFNAQAVYSVAIDTRGETPRLLAGGDSAHWGPSVFHSDDLGRTWTEPAQPAVKFPKDTGASLERVWQLHPAAAEPDVVYAGTEPAALYRSQDRGESFELVRALWEHPTRSQWVPGGGGEGLHTVLTDQRDPRAVTVAVSTAGVFRTHDGGASWEPSNSGVSAVFLPDPNPEFGQCVHKIAQDASTPDRLYLQNHWGVYRSDDAGGEWTDIGADLPSTFGFAVAAHPHRGDTAYVFPINADADRVPADRRCRVFRTQDAGNTWDPLTAGLPTEDHYGTVLRDALCTDGADPAGVYFGNRNGEVYASADDGDSWRQLASHLPDVLCVRAAVVG; translated from the coding sequence ATGGCCGAAGTACTGCTCACCGTCGGTACACGAAAAGGGCTGTTCATCGGACGGCGGCGCGGCGCCGCCTGGGAGTTCGACGAGAGTCCGTACTTCAACGCGCAGGCCGTGTACTCGGTCGCGATCGACACCCGCGGCGAGACACCACGGCTGCTGGCCGGAGGGGACAGCGCGCACTGGGGTCCGTCCGTCTTCCACTCCGACGACCTGGGGCGGACATGGACCGAACCGGCGCAGCCGGCCGTCAAGTTCCCCAAGGACACCGGGGCTTCGCTGGAGCGGGTGTGGCAGTTGCACCCGGCGGCGGCCGAGCCTGACGTGGTGTACGCGGGCACGGAGCCGGCCGCGCTGTACCGCTCCCAGGACAGAGGCGAGTCCTTCGAGCTGGTACGGGCCCTGTGGGAGCACCCCACCCGGTCGCAGTGGGTGCCGGGCGGCGGTGGCGAGGGGCTGCACACCGTCCTCACCGACCAGCGCGACCCAAGGGCCGTCACGGTCGCCGTCTCCACGGCGGGGGTGTTCCGTACACACGACGGCGGGGCGAGCTGGGAGCCGTCCAACTCCGGTGTCTCCGCGGTGTTCCTGCCGGATCCGAACCCGGAGTTCGGTCAGTGCGTGCACAAGATCGCACAGGACGCGTCGACCCCGGACCGGCTCTACCTCCAGAACCACTGGGGTGTGTACCGCAGCGACGACGCGGGCGGCGAGTGGACCGACATCGGCGCGGACCTGCCGTCCACCTTCGGGTTCGCGGTGGCCGCGCATCCGCACCGCGGCGACACGGCGTACGTCTTCCCGATCAACGCGGACGCGGACCGCGTCCCGGCCGACCGGCGCTGCCGTGTCTTCCGCACGCAGGACGCCGGCAACACCTGGGATCCACTGACCGCGGGGCTGCCCACGGAGGACCACTACGGCACGGTGCTGCGCGACGCGCTCTGCACGGACGGCGCGGACCCGGCGGGTGTGTACTTCGGCAATCGCAACGGCGAGGTGTACGCGTCGGCGGACGACGGGGACAGCTGGCGGCAACTGGCCTCGCATCTGCCGGACGTGCTGTGCGTACGCGCCGCGGTCGTCGGCTGA
- a CDS encoding SpoIIE family protein phosphatase: MTPAIPESGEGPGTEPNIGAEEAASDAAAIVTLAGTVIGWTRSAEELLGRSAREVVGGSVGRLLAAPEDPCRVAAIMERCRAGRAWSGVVTLSHRDGRRVEVNLRVSASFQVRDDECFLLSARERITRWAMGQSVLDGFLTRSPVGMAIVDMDLRCAWVNNTLESIGGIPREQRLGRRLTDLFPGLHAETLEDVMRKVLRTGEPVSDFEYLGWSWADPHRQHAYSTSFFPLVDVDGAVTDICYMVLDVTDRWNARQLISMVNEAGACVGSTLDVMETAQELADFAVPRFADFAIVDLLEPVLSTEGHGTWLSDAGPAVTGPVMRRAGMSSVREGCPEAVAQVGDPVDFIPPPHDLDLLVNGEPVLIPVLNPDNPQWAVEQPSRTSSMREFGLHSLISVPMRARDTVLGLTTFVRSRNPAPFTSDDVLLARELVARAAVCVDNARRYTREHHATLTLQHSLLPHTLEGGMAVDVASMYLPADAKDGVGGDWFDVIPLSGARVGLVVGDVVGHGLSAAATMGRLRTAVQTLADMDLPPDELLAHLDDLVLRLSEEESHDASADLIRTTVMGATCLYAIYDPVTRNCTLARAGHPPPVLVTPQGRVSFPELPAGPPLGLGGLPFEAVDIELAENSLIGLYTDGLIEGDERDVDVGMAHLGDALCPCDIPLETLCANVRGLTSTPQSDDVAFLVARTHALSADHVASWDVASDPAAVAGARALATRQLRAWGLEELAMATELVVSELVTNAVRYAPGPVRLRLLRASRLICEVTDTSNSSPRLRHARTTDEGGRGLFLVAQLAHRWGTRYTHEGKIIWAELDSSAPAARW, from the coding sequence GTGACACCTGCGATTCCGGAATCGGGCGAAGGTCCCGGCACAGAGCCCAATATCGGTGCGGAAGAAGCAGCCTCGGACGCGGCGGCGATCGTCACCCTGGCCGGCACGGTGATCGGCTGGACCAGAAGCGCGGAAGAACTCCTCGGCCGTTCGGCCCGCGAGGTCGTCGGAGGCTCCGTCGGCCGTCTGCTCGCCGCGCCCGAAGACCCCTGCCGCGTAGCGGCGATCATGGAGCGCTGCCGTGCGGGCCGGGCCTGGAGCGGAGTGGTCACGCTGTCGCATCGCGACGGTCGTCGTGTCGAAGTGAATCTGCGGGTTTCCGCGTCGTTCCAGGTCCGCGACGACGAGTGCTTTCTCCTCTCGGCACGGGAGCGCATCACGCGCTGGGCCATGGGGCAGTCCGTGCTGGACGGGTTCCTGACCCGTTCGCCCGTGGGAATGGCCATCGTGGACATGGACCTGCGTTGCGCCTGGGTCAACAACACCCTGGAGAGCATCGGCGGCATACCGCGTGAGCAGCGTCTGGGCCGGCGCCTGACCGACCTCTTCCCGGGCCTCCACGCGGAGACCCTCGAGGACGTGATGCGCAAGGTACTGCGGACCGGCGAGCCGGTCAGCGACTTCGAGTACCTGGGCTGGAGCTGGGCCGACCCGCATCGGCAGCACGCCTACTCCACGTCGTTCTTCCCCCTGGTGGACGTCGACGGCGCCGTCACCGACATCTGCTACATGGTGCTCGACGTCACCGACCGGTGGAACGCCCGCCAACTGATTTCCATGGTCAACGAAGCCGGCGCCTGTGTGGGCAGCACCCTGGACGTCATGGAGACGGCCCAGGAGCTGGCCGACTTCGCCGTGCCCCGGTTCGCCGACTTCGCCATCGTGGATCTGCTGGAGCCGGTCCTCAGCACCGAGGGGCACGGAACCTGGCTGTCCGACGCGGGTCCGGCGGTGACGGGGCCGGTGATGCGGCGGGCGGGCATGAGTTCCGTCCGGGAGGGGTGCCCGGAGGCGGTCGCCCAGGTCGGCGATCCGGTGGACTTCATCCCTCCCCCGCACGATCTCGACCTCCTCGTGAACGGCGAGCCCGTCCTCATACCGGTGCTGAACCCCGACAACCCTCAATGGGCCGTCGAACAGCCGTCCAGGACCTCGAGCATGCGCGAGTTCGGACTTCACTCACTCATCTCCGTGCCGATGCGGGCCCGGGACACCGTCCTCGGCCTCACCACCTTCGTCCGCTCGCGGAACCCGGCTCCCTTCACCTCGGACGACGTACTGCTCGCCCGGGAACTGGTCGCACGAGCGGCCGTCTGTGTCGACAACGCCCGCCGCTACACCCGGGAGCACCACGCCACGCTGACGCTCCAGCACAGCCTTCTGCCCCATACGCTGGAGGGCGGCATGGCCGTGGACGTGGCCTCCATGTATCTGCCCGCGGACGCCAAGGACGGTGTGGGCGGGGACTGGTTCGACGTCATCCCGTTGTCCGGAGCCCGAGTCGGCCTCGTCGTGGGCGATGTGGTCGGCCACGGTCTGAGTGCGGCCGCCACCATGGGCCGACTGCGTACCGCGGTGCAGACGCTCGCCGACATGGATCTGCCGCCCGACGAGCTCCTGGCCCACCTCGACGACCTGGTGCTCCGCCTCAGCGAGGAGGAGTCCCATGACGCGTCGGCCGACCTGATCCGGACCACGGTGATGGGTGCCACCTGCCTGTACGCCATCTACGACCCGGTCACTCGGAACTGCACGCTCGCCCGGGCCGGCCATCCGCCGCCGGTCCTCGTGACGCCGCAGGGCCGGGTCAGCTTCCCGGAACTGCCGGCCGGTCCGCCACTGGGGCTGGGTGGACTCCCGTTCGAGGCAGTCGACATCGAACTCGCCGAGAACAGCCTGATCGGCCTCTACACCGACGGCCTCATCGAAGGCGACGAGCGGGATGTCGACGTCGGAATGGCCCACCTCGGGGACGCCCTGTGCCCTTGCGATATCCCGCTCGAGACGCTCTGCGCCAACGTGCGGGGCCTGACCTCCACGCCGCAGTCCGACGACGTCGCGTTCCTCGTGGCGCGCACGCACGCGCTCAGCGCCGACCACGTCGCCTCGTGGGACGTGGCCTCCGATCCCGCCGCCGTGGCCGGGGCCCGCGCCCTCGCCACCCGGCAACTCCGTGCATGGGGACTGGAAGAGCTGGCCATGGCGACCGAACTCGTCGTCAGCGAGTTGGTCACCAACGCGGTGCGCTACGCCCCGGGCCCCGTGCGACTGCGGCTGTTGCGCGCATCCCGTCTGATCTGCGAGGTCACCGACACCAGCAACAGCTCCCCGCGGCTGCGGCACGCCCGGACCACCGACGAAGGGGGACGCGGCCTCTTCCTCGTCGCCCAGCTCGCACACCGCTGGGGCACCCGGTACACACACGAGGGAAAGATCATCTGGGCGGAACTGGACTCGTCGGCGCCCGCAGCGCGGTGGTGA
- a CDS encoding alpha/beta fold hydrolase has protein sequence MEPTIPGFDYRRVPVADDVALHVAVAGSGSPIVLLHGFPQTHLMWRHVAADLADDHTVICPDLRGYGASDKPLDTGADGNAYAKRTMAADVVSLARALGHERFALAGHDRGALVAIRAGLDHPEAITHLASLDVLPTLDMWDVMHGTGAAVGFHLYLMAQPPGLPERMIHAAADVFFGHFLDIWTRDPRAIPNEIRAAYLAASRAAVPSIVADYRASAGIDVEHDRADRAAGNRLRMPVAVLQQDWGAALGFDAAARWRAWAPDLRHTTVSCGHFMAEEAPADVVKAIRDLVADR, from the coding sequence ATGGAACCGACCATCCCCGGCTTCGACTACCGGCGCGTCCCCGTCGCCGACGATGTCGCGCTCCACGTCGCCGTCGCCGGATCCGGCAGCCCGATCGTGCTGCTGCACGGTTTCCCGCAGACGCACCTGATGTGGCGGCACGTGGCCGCCGACCTCGCGGACGATCACACCGTCATCTGTCCCGACCTGCGGGGCTACGGCGCCAGCGACAAGCCCCTCGACACCGGCGCCGACGGGAACGCGTACGCCAAGCGCACCATGGCCGCCGACGTCGTCTCGCTCGCCCGCGCTCTGGGCCACGAGCGTTTCGCCCTGGCGGGACACGACCGGGGCGCGCTGGTCGCCATCCGCGCCGGCCTCGACCACCCCGAGGCGATCACCCATCTCGCCTCGCTCGACGTGCTGCCCACGCTGGACATGTGGGACGTGATGCACGGCACCGGCGCGGCCGTCGGCTTCCACCTCTACCTGATGGCCCAGCCGCCGGGTCTGCCCGAGCGGATGATCCACGCCGCCGCGGACGTCTTCTTCGGTCATTTCCTCGACATCTGGACGCGGGACCCGAGGGCGATCCCGAACGAGATCCGCGCCGCCTACCTGGCGGCTTCCCGCGCGGCCGTCCCCTCCATCGTCGCCGACTACCGCGCCTCGGCCGGCATCGACGTCGAGCACGACCGGGCCGACCGTGCCGCCGGGAACCGGCTGCGGATGCCCGTGGCCGTTCTCCAGCAGGACTGGGGCGCGGCTCTCGGCTTCGACGCCGCCGCGCGTTGGCGCGCCTGGGCGCCCGACCTGCGGCACACGACCGTCTCCTGCGGTCACTTCATGGCCGAGGAGGCCCCCGCCGACGTCGTCAAGGCCATCAGGGACCTCGTCGCCGACCGCTGA
- the nhaA gene encoding Na+/H+ antiporter NhaA, with protein MPAETSPLSGQTVCGKDGRGPLRSFLQTETGSAAVLLAATLAALAWANMGPGTYEALWSTELSVRLGAGEVSLDLREWVNSGLMTLFFFVVGLEARREFDLGELRERRRVTLPLLAGLSGMVVPIAIYLALNAGHDSVHGWGAAMSTDTAFALGMLALFGARLPDSLRVFILTISVVDDFLALAVIAVAYSGALALPALLTALGLFAAVVLVRRTLGVRIPALYAVLGAALWVALLKSGVDPVVTGLAMGLLTYAYPAERVDLERASRLFRRFREQPTPELERSVRRGIASTLSPNDRLTRMFHPWTSYVIVPLFALANAGITISAGQLAHAFTSPIALGILLGYVLGKPIGIIGATWLTTRASRGRLHPPVGWGAITAGGTLAGVGFTVSLLIATLAFDGARLAEAKIGILAAVVGAFLLTWLVTSVIGALPKRSRVRALLGTGTTIVDLSDPVDVDRDHVRGPLEAPVTLVEYGDFECSYCGLAEPVVRELLADFGDVRYVWRHLPLTDVHPNAQFAAEAAEAAAHQDGYWEMHDLLMQHQGDLRPKDLLRYAEEIGLDSERFRKDLREGTGTARVAADVESADLSGVSGTPTFFVNGRRHHGAYDIASLSAAVRAARQRAALQGVGRQD; from the coding sequence GTGCCAGCTGAGACCTCGCCCTTGTCGGGGCAGACCGTGTGCGGCAAGGACGGGCGCGGTCCGCTGCGCTCCTTCCTGCAGACCGAGACCGGCAGTGCCGCGGTTCTGCTGGCCGCCACGCTCGCGGCCCTCGCCTGGGCCAACATGGGGCCGGGCACGTACGAGGCACTCTGGAGCACCGAGCTGTCGGTCCGCCTCGGGGCGGGCGAAGTCTCCCTGGACCTGCGGGAGTGGGTGAACAGCGGGCTGATGACGCTGTTCTTCTTCGTCGTGGGACTCGAGGCGCGTCGGGAGTTCGACCTGGGCGAGTTGCGGGAGCGCAGAAGGGTCACGCTGCCGCTGCTCGCCGGGCTCAGCGGCATGGTCGTGCCGATCGCGATCTACCTGGCTCTCAACGCGGGCCACGACTCCGTGCACGGCTGGGGCGCCGCCATGTCGACGGACACGGCCTTCGCCCTGGGCATGCTCGCCCTCTTCGGGGCACGGCTGCCCGACAGTCTTCGGGTCTTCATCCTCACCATCTCCGTCGTGGACGACTTCCTGGCCCTGGCCGTGATCGCCGTCGCCTACAGCGGCGCCCTGGCCCTGCCCGCGCTGCTGACGGCGCTCGGCCTCTTCGCGGCCGTCGTGCTGGTGCGACGCACCCTCGGGGTACGCATTCCCGCCCTGTACGCGGTGCTGGGCGCGGCGCTGTGGGTCGCGCTGCTCAAGTCGGGGGTGGACCCGGTCGTGACCGGCCTCGCGATGGGCCTGCTCACCTACGCCTACCCGGCCGAGCGCGTCGACCTGGAACGAGCCAGCCGCCTCTTCCGGCGCTTCCGCGAGCAGCCGACGCCGGAACTGGAGCGCTCCGTACGGCGCGGGATCGCCTCGACGCTCTCGCCCAACGACCGGCTCACGCGGATGTTCCACCCCTGGACGAGCTATGTGATCGTGCCGCTGTTCGCCCTCGCCAACGCCGGCATCACCATCAGCGCCGGCCAGTTGGCCCATGCCTTCACCTCACCGATCGCCCTCGGCATCCTCCTCGGCTATGTGCTCGGCAAGCCGATCGGCATCATCGGCGCCACCTGGCTCACGACACGCGCCAGCCGCGGGCGACTGCACCCGCCGGTCGGCTGGGGCGCCATCACCGCGGGCGGCACCCTGGCGGGAGTGGGGTTCACGGTGTCCCTGCTGATCGCGACCCTCGCCTTCGACGGGGCCCGGCTGGCGGAGGCGAAGATCGGCATCCTGGCCGCCGTGGTGGGTGCGTTCCTCCTCACCTGGCTGGTCACCTCGGTGATCGGCGCCCTTCCCAAGCGTTCCCGTGTCCGGGCCCTCCTCGGTACGGGCACCACCATCGTCGACCTCAGCGACCCCGTGGACGTGGACCGCGACCACGTACGCGGCCCGCTGGAGGCGCCCGTGACGCTCGTCGAGTACGGGGACTTCGAGTGCTCGTACTGCGGCCTGGCCGAGCCCGTGGTGCGCGAGCTGCTCGCCGACTTCGGCGACGTGCGCTACGTGTGGCGGCATCTGCCACTGACCGACGTCCATCCGAACGCCCAGTTCGCCGCGGAGGCCGCCGAGGCCGCGGCCCACCAGGACGGGTACTGGGAGATGCACGATCTGCTGATGCAGCACCAGGGTGACCTGCGGCCGAAGGACCTGCTCCGCTACGCCGAGGAGATCGGCCTGGACTCCGAACGGTTCCGCAAGGATCTCCGCGAAGGCACGGGGACGGCCCGGGTCGCGGCGGACGTGGAGTCCGCCGACCTCAGCGGTGTTTCGGGCACCCCGACGTTCTTCGTCAACGGGCGCCGCCACCACGGCGCCTACGACATCGCCTCGCTGTCGGCGGCGGTGCGCGCCGCGCGGCAACGGGCGGCGCTTCAAGGGGTCGGCCGACAGGACTGA
- a CDS encoding Rv1733c family protein, producing the protein MAAFRGPKAPKVWLWRWRRNPLRRRSDALEAWIVLVAWALTALGGVLTGLLATQSVENGLARQRAEWHSVLALLNADVPKSTASANDADMVWAKVHWTAADGSPHAGQARVPVGSPGGTPVTVWTDADGRLVTKPPTPSQAQLRAVLVGVLMGVSVASVPFVGGRLVRGRMERRRMAQWDEDWQRVGPLWGRKTG; encoded by the coding sequence ATGGCGGCATTCCGTGGTCCGAAGGCTCCGAAGGTGTGGCTGTGGCGATGGCGGCGCAATCCGCTGCGGCGTCGCAGTGACGCGCTGGAGGCCTGGATCGTGCTCGTCGCCTGGGCGCTCACCGCGCTCGGCGGGGTGCTCACCGGTCTGCTGGCGACGCAGTCCGTGGAGAACGGCCTTGCCAGGCAGCGGGCCGAGTGGCACTCCGTTCTGGCGTTGCTCAACGCCGACGTGCCGAAGTCGACCGCGTCGGCCAACGACGCCGACATGGTCTGGGCGAAGGTCCACTGGACCGCCGCGGACGGCTCTCCGCACGCCGGTCAGGCCCGGGTGCCCGTCGGCAGCCCCGGGGGCACCCCGGTGACCGTATGGACGGACGCCGACGGCCGCCTCGTCACCAAGCCCCCCACGCCCTCCCAGGCCCAACTGCGTGCCGTGCTGGTGGGCGTCCTGATGGGGGTGAGTGTCGCGAGTGTGCCGTTCGTCGGCGGACGGCTGGTACGCGGACGAATGGAGCGGCGGCGCATGGCGCAGTGGGACGAGGACTGGCAACGGGTCGGTCCCCTGTGGGGGCGGAAGACGGGCTGA